The Desulfitobacterium chlororespirans DSM 11544 genome contains a region encoding:
- a CDS encoding DUF1858 domain-containing protein → MVNLNSLMKYGDVLKQYPQLKPHFRRLGIPVSGCGIYYLLDMTLEQLAQRYHLATETLLKALQRGY, encoded by the coding sequence ATGGTTAACCTAAACAGCCTTATGAAATACGGGGATGTACTGAAGCAATATCCCCAATTGAAACCTCATTTTCGCAGACTGGGTATCCCTGTATCCGGCTGCGGCATCTACTACTTGCTGGACATGACTTTGGAACAACTGGCCCAGCGCTATCATCTAGCTACCGAAACCTTGCTCAAAGCCTTGCAAAGGGGATATTAG